GCCCTGATGCATCCTGTGCTGGACTCCAGCCTTCTGTGTGCTGGCACGAGTCTGGCTGGTGCTGGGCCAGGGATGTCAAGCCCTGCATTGTTTAGAGACACAGAATACCCCATGAGATGGAAAGAAGCTCACAGAGGATGGAAAAGCCACCTTCTGGGGTGTCTGGAACTGGACACACTCTTGAGGCTGAAGGACTGGAATATCTGAGTGGAAGGGGGGCACTGTCAAGACCCCCAGCAGGCCAAGCTGCACTGgctccctcctctgctctgctcttatGGGAGGCAGACTGTGGGAACAGGCTGATGTACTTTGCAGTCCacccctgctgctggctggccaCACCTAACTGGCCGCTAGCCAGTGGTTGCTGCTGTGAGTTCCTGTAAGCTGGGGTTGGGCCCTTGACACTGCTGACAactgtcggggtcccttccccctgccatgtagccctgggagaggggccctgaggggacagacatggggtttccctggccctggtcagcctcgttccccactgtttgttttgtgttccctgcgtgGGCAgggaccctcaggtcccgtgaCTGAGggagttcctcggcagagccccggccatgtggctggagaaataaacatctctgaaacagctatcaagaatctgtccatatttCTTTCTACGGACCTTCTGGTTTaatacatcgtgttacagtatccgcactgtaacagaCAACCTGCACCCCAAGGGCCAAGGGCTGCTGGGACACGGGGCTGCAGCCTGCTGCATGGGAAGAGGTGGCTACTGGTTGGAAGCCAGCTTGGCTGCAGTCCCTCAGAGCCTGTCCCTGGCATGAGACATGTACCCCTCAGCTAGCCAGGCTGGCGCTGCCCAGGTCACTGGCACCCCAGCTCTGGATGGTGTGCCTTGTCTgtgggcagagccaggcacaGAATGGGATGGGACCTGCCTCCTGTGCCCCAGCCTGCAGTGGGGCGGCCACCTGCAGGGACCATGGTAGGTGTAGGCACAGGGCAGGTTTACCAGGGGCCGAGGCTGGTCTGCTCTCTGTGAGCCTTAGCTGGTGTCACAGTGCCAGGGTACTAGTATCTGCAGCCAGCTCCCTCTCCCATATTTGTAGCTGCAAAATCTGAGAAACTCTTGGCACGCTGGCTTCCTGTCAGGGTTTGGCAGCTTCCTTGGAGCCTCTGCCACGCTGGTACTAAGCAAGGTGTGGCTTTTTGtgctcttcctgctgggaattgtgctggctgcaggcaccagGGTCAGGAGATCTGGAGCTCATGGGCTGCACTGGCACAAAGGAAGTGGTAATAAAAGGGGTGAGGAGGAAGCCCCAAGCAGGAATGACCTGTAGGAGGAGGCTGCTTTGAGCATGGGGTGAGCAACACCAATATGTCCCTGGATGTGCTCAGTGCTGTGTCCGTCCTTCTTGCCCGGCTGAAGACCTGGCCCTGCAGAGGGCCATGGCAGGACCACTGTTGGGCCTGGAAGCACCCAGGTCCCAACACTGCAGCCTTGACCTCTGTAGCAGCAGGGTCCAGGTCTGACTCACGGCTGTCTGATGGGCAGCCCCGGGTCACGGAGTTGCCCCTTTTTCCTACCGGGACAGGGCATGAGCCCGGCCAGGGCCCCGGGTCCTGGTGGAGCCCACAGCTGAGAGCAAAGAGTAGGAGTTCTATGCTGAGGCTgccctctccttcctgcagagctATCAATCGCTGGCCTGGCCTGGAGTGTGCTGGGGACTGCAGCTGCCACTGGTACCTTCCAGGACAAGGGGGGGAGCACTGGGGCTtggacagagctgggagggggtttggcagggagcaggcagggggcAGGGAAGACACAACTAGGGAGGGACCTAGTGGAGGTGGGAGCATGTCCTGGCTCTGGGCCAGTTGAGCATTCTCTGCCTGGAGAGCGGAGGTGTGCAAAGCCTGTGGAGATTGAACGTGGCCACGTGGAGCACCTGGTCGGGTACCACTGCGACCCGTACTACCAGCTGCGCAGCTCTGGTGATGGTGAGGTACACAGCATGGGCACAGCACCTAGGGATGGGGCTTCTGCCCAGCTCTAGAGAATGTGTGGGGCCGCCCCAATACCAGGTGATCCATCCTCACACTCCACCCCACTTCATCCGGGGTATGAATAGCTACTCCTGTTCATCTAAGCCCCGCGGAGGTACAAGCAGGGCAGTGGTGCTGACTCTGGTTTCCCTCCAAAGGGACATACAAATGTGATGAGAGTCAGGTATGGGTGAGCCCTGAGGCTGTTAAGGATGTGCctgtctgtgagccaggtgagAGCAGACTGCAGTGGCTGGAGGCTGTGGGCAGTCTGGGCAGCTGAAGGGCTGCAGGGACTGCTCACAACCTCCATCTtcagtgctgctccctggggctgctgagcaCCAGGAGGTATCTGGCGCCTGCTGGGTTCAGGGGGCTCACCTGGGCCTTCCCCTGCCCTATGTAGTGTGTGGGAAGCCGAAGAACCACCCCCCCAGGCAGTGCATCACTGGGGTCATGCTGGCTCCGAAGGGCAGCTTcccttggcagggctggatggTGACCCGCCACAACCTGACCGTGAGGGCCACACTCATCGGTGACCAGTGGCTGCTGAACACAGGCAGGAACGTGTACCTGAACATCCACAGTGAGAATGCCACGCTGGAAGAGATTGCCCCTACACTGCAGCTGTTCCTGGGCAGCCGGGAGCAGCCCAACTTGGGCATTTGAGCGTGTTGTGCTGCACCCCAGCTACCCACAGGCTGTGGACCTGGCCTTGCTGAAGCTGAAGCAGAAGGTGCTTCTTGGCGAGGAGGTGAACCGCATCTGCCTGGCCCAGAAGGGCTATGTGCACCCAGGACAGGTGGGCTACATctcaggctggggctgcagtgccACCTTTGGCTTTCCCGACAGGCTGAAGTACGTGATGCTGCTAGTGGCCGAGAGTGAGCAGTGCCGGGAATACTACAGTGCGCAGGATGTGTCCTACTGGGTCCAGCCCATCCTTGGCAATGACACCTTCTGCGTGGGCATGAGTGAGCTGCGGGAGGACCCCTGCTACGGGGATGCAGGCGGAGCCTTTGCCGTGCAGGATCCCGATGACGACACCTGGTACGCAGGTGGCATCGTCAGCTATGACAAGACCTGCACAGCTGCAAAGTATGGCGTGGACGTGAAGCATGTCCTGGCCTGGGTGAAGGAGACAGTGGCAGCTGGCTGAGGCAGAACCATGAGGGAATAAAACTGTTGCGCGCCAGGCTGCAgggtgtgtgcgtgtgtgcgcgtctgtctgtctgtccgtcCGTCCGTGCAGGGTCTCTGTGCCCGTCGCTGCACGGGCCCATCTACAGGGGATGAGCGTGTGGTCGCCTGCAGGGCTTTCGGCGGGCGTTGGCCGGAGGGTCCGGGGCCGCACGGGCTCTGAGGGACTCTCCGCCCCCGCACGAGCTCTGAGGGATCCTCGGTCCCCGCACGGGCTCTGAGGGATCCTCGGCCCCCGCACGGGCTCTGAGGGGATCCTCGGCCCCCGCACGGGCTCTGAGGGGATCCTCGGCCCCCGCACGGGCTCTGAGGGACTCTCGGTCCCCGCACGGGCTCTGAGGGACTCTCGGCCCCGCACGGTGTGGGCCGTTCGCGGGGCACTCTCCCCGTGGGCGTCTCCGCGCGTCCCCTCGGTCCGTAACCCCGCCCCGCGCCCACGTGACCCTGCGGAGGGTGCGTACGCCGGAAGTCCCCCCGGACAGGAAGCGCGTCTTGTCCAGCGCTGCTGGGACTCTATGGTGGCGGCTCTCTCATAGGCTCTGGCCGCTGTGTCTATGGTGCACTTGGCTAGAGGGGCTCCTCCCGCCGAGCACTGTGGGGCGGTTATGGCGGCGCTCCGCGAGCCGGGTTACCGTCGCTAAGGGAACTGCGGGGCCCGCGCGGCGCTGCGGCCGCGATGGCTGCGGCGAGCGAGGATTCGCTGCATCGGCTGTCGGGGACGAGCCTGAGCGGCGAGGCGGGCGGGCTGGTACTGCGGACGCGTGGCGCTGAGCAGCACGTCTTTAAGGCACCGGCCCCGCGCGTctccctgctggggctggacgTGCTGGCGGCGCAGAAGCGGCGGGAGCGCCAGGAGGAGGCGGCCGGGGGGAAACGATCCCGTGTCGCATCCTATAAGGACTGGGAAGAGGGTCGTGACGAGGCGGGCAGCGCCGAGGACGAGGAAGAGGACGAGGCCGACCGGAGCGACCGCAGAGCTCGCAGGAACAGGTGGGGTTTGCGGGGGGGTTCCTGGTGCCGGCGCTGGCCGCGTCCGGCCGGGGAGGGAGCGCAGGGTGAGCGCAGTCGGTGACAGGCGGGGCCGCAGCCTCCGGTGTGGAGCGTGTGGGGGACTGCGGGGCACTATGGCAGAGGCTGGAACTGGAGTTGTAAGAGACCAGCCGAACGGCAGCTGTTGCTCGGCACTTCTGaacatttcttctctctgctctgcctgcacagacATTACCGCTCTGTCCACGTGGAGACACCTTCCTACACAGGGGGTGTCAGCGAGGAGTTCTGGGAACGCAGCCGGCAGCGGGAGAGGGAGCGTCGGGAACATG
The Corvus hawaiiensis isolate bCorHaw1 chromosome 12, bCorHaw1.pri.cur, whole genome shotgun sequence DNA segment above includes these coding regions:
- the LOC125331926 gene encoding LOW QUALITY PROTEIN: haptoglobin-like (The sequence of the model RefSeq protein was modified relative to this genomic sequence to represent the inferred CDS: deleted 1 base in 1 codon): MVTRHNLTVRATLIGDQWLLNTGRNVYLNIHSENATLEEIAPTLQLFLGSREQPNLAFERVVLHPSYPQAVDLALLKLKQKVLLGEEVNRICLAQKGYVHPGQVGYISGWGCSATFGFPDRLKYVMLLVAESEQCREYYSAQDVSYWVQPILGNDTFCVGMSELREDPCYGDAGGAFAVQDPDDDTWYAGGIVSYDKTCTAAKYGVDVKHVLAWVKETVAAG